From the genome of Flavobacterium luteolum, one region includes:
- a CDS encoding histone H1 has protein sequence MKDLLVKINAEIETFKAEAESLTEKGIKAAGPRARKSTLEIEKLLKEFRKVSIEESKK, from the coding sequence ATGAAAGATTTATTAGTAAAAATCAACGCCGAAATTGAAACATTCAAAGCTGAAGCTGAATCTTTGACTGAAAAAGGAATTAAAGCTGCTGGACCAAGAGCACGTAAATCGACTTTGGAAATTGAAAAACTTTTAAAAGAGTTTAGAAAAGTTTCTATCGAAGAATCAAAAAAATAA
- a CDS encoding rhamnogalacturonan acetylesterase — protein MKKYIILTLLITTIGFAQKTTLYCIGDSTMANKKDPEKNPEHGWAQVLQPFFKENITVINKAVNGRSTRSFINEKRWDSVYNKLKKGDYVFIEFGHNDEKIEDSSRYTNPHTAYRYNLIRFVKESREKGAIPILLTSISRRNFNEKGVLVPTHGDYPLETRLVAQEYNVPFIDLEYYTELLEQSYGPEKSKQLHLHFKAGENAFYDKDKADDTHLSLLGANKIAEIVINQIKLSKDASLKNLKNGIKL, from the coding sequence ATGAAAAAATATATCATCCTAACACTCCTGATCACCACGATAGGTTTCGCACAAAAAACAACCCTATATTGCATTGGAGATTCTACAATGGCTAATAAAAAAGACCCCGAAAAAAATCCAGAACATGGATGGGCTCAAGTATTGCAGCCTTTTTTCAAAGAAAATATAACCGTAATCAATAAAGCCGTAAACGGACGAAGCACCAGAAGCTTCATCAATGAAAAACGCTGGGATTCTGTTTACAACAAACTTAAAAAAGGTGATTATGTCTTTATAGAATTTGGACATAATGACGAAAAAATAGAAGATTCGTCGCGCTATACCAATCCACATACGGCCTACAGATACAACCTGATTCGTTTTGTAAAAGAAAGTAGAGAAAAAGGCGCTATTCCGATATTATTAACTTCTATAAGTAGACGTAATTTTAACGAAAAAGGAGTTTTAGTGCCAACACATGGCGATTATCCTTTAGAAACCCGATTGGTTGCACAAGAGTACAATGTGCCTTTTATAGATTTGGAGTATTATACCGAATTATTGGAGCAGTCTTATGGACCAGAAAAATCAAAACAGCTTCATCTTCATTTCAAAGCAGGAGAAAATGCCTTTTATGATAAAGATAAAGCCGACGATACGCACCTTTCATTATTAGGAGCAAATAAAATTGCTGAAATTGTAATTAATCAAATTAAACTCTCAAAAGATGCTTCGTTAAAGAATCTTAAAAACGGAATTAAACTTTAA
- a CDS encoding glycoside hydrolase family 88/105 protein, whose translation MKNSRKQSYFMSILMACFMTITSCKVTSQEPAKEIVIGKNAKWSDKMALTLMKRHPEAYMIDDAKKPKWDYVHALVLHSIEELYKKNPDPRYKAYIRGYVDNLVQADGSINTYEFDKYNIDLVLPGRLLFNVYDYSKEDKYLKALQLIRKQLTEQPRTQSGGFWHKQIYPNQMWLDGLYMGEPFYAEYTARFENGKSFDDIAKQFEVIQLKATDPKTGLLYHGWDESKQMPWANKETGNSPNFWSRSLGWYVMALVDVLDYMPKDNPKRKELIKYLNNASEAILKFQDSKSGLWYQVTDKGGEKDNYLEASGSAMFSYAFAKGVNKGYLPAKFKKAANKAFDGLTTVLIKKVDEDGGITLTNCCQVAGLGGTPYRDGSYEYYVNERKKDNDPKATGPFILAAIELNR comes from the coding sequence ATGAAAAATAGTAGAAAGCAAAGTTATTTTATGTCGATTTTGATGGCTTGTTTTATGACCATTACAAGTTGTAAAGTAACATCGCAAGAACCAGCAAAAGAGATTGTGATTGGAAAGAATGCAAAATGGTCTGATAAAATGGCCTTGACATTGATGAAACGCCATCCAGAAGCATACATGATCGATGATGCTAAAAAACCTAAATGGGATTATGTTCACGCTTTAGTATTGCATTCAATCGAAGAACTATACAAAAAAAATCCAGATCCTAGATACAAAGCTTACATCAGAGGTTACGTAGATAATTTAGTTCAAGCTGACGGAAGTATTAACACCTACGAATTCGATAAATATAATATTGATTTAGTATTGCCTGGACGTCTGCTTTTTAATGTTTATGATTATTCAAAAGAAGATAAATATTTAAAAGCATTGCAATTAATTCGCAAACAGCTTACAGAACAGCCAAGAACTCAAAGCGGTGGATTCTGGCATAAACAAATCTATCCAAACCAAATGTGGTTAGACGGTTTATATATGGGCGAACCATTCTACGCAGAATACACAGCTAGATTTGAGAACGGAAAAAGTTTTGATGATATCGCAAAACAGTTTGAAGTAATTCAGCTTAAAGCAACAGATCCAAAAACTGGATTGTTGTATCACGGTTGGGACGAAAGCAAACAAATGCCATGGGCAAATAAAGAGACTGGAAACTCTCCAAACTTTTGGTCTAGATCTTTGGGCTGGTATGTAATGGCTTTGGTTGATGTATTAGATTATATGCCAAAAGACAATCCAAAAAGAAAAGAATTGATTAAATATTTAAACAATGCTTCTGAAGCGATACTTAAATTTCAAGATAGTAAATCAGGTTTGTGGTATCAAGTTACAGACAAAGGCGGTGAAAAAGATAATTATTTAGAAGCTTCTGGATCTGCAATGTTTTCATATGCTTTTGCAAAAGGGGTAAACAAAGGATATTTACCAGCTAAATTTAAAAAAGCAGCCAACAAAGCTTTTGACGGATTGACTACAGTTTTAATCAAAAAAGTAGACGAAGATGGTGGAATCACTTTAACAAACTGCTGTCAAGTTGCAGGTTTAGGAGGAACTCCTTATCGTGACGGATCTTACGAGTATTACGTAAACGAAAGAAAAAAAGATAACGATCCTAAAGCAACAGGGCCTTTTATTTTGGCAGCTATTGAATTGAATAGATAA
- the pelA gene encoding pectate lyase yields the protein MMHFKKQIILFLCLCSFAVNAQNTYKRWPDIIRKSDAAWFVTADAKRIAENVLLYQRDIGGWPKNIQMQDELTEKQKTDLIALKKTALETTTDNGATCQEMLFMSRMYAQVKDERYKESFLKGLNYLLEAQYANGGWPQFYPLKKGYYAHITYNDDSMVNIMNVIKAVADDSDYYSIKPSKEVVEKCKKAFDKGIDCILKTQYKQNGVLTAWCAQHDEVTLAPANARAFELASLSGYESAKIVLLLMSLDKPSPEIVTAVKSAVAWFEKTKITNLEEKRVLNDAGKIVDKKMIPTTNAKPIWARFIDLETNEPFFCDRDGIKKKSLDQIGSERRNGYSWYSDAPQEVLKKFPDWAVKNGTKVGAAEKKNVNYITVAQDGSGDYTKIQDAVYATPAFPYEKVTIFVKNGTYNEKVRIPEWNTNVVLQGESKENTIITFDDNFSKIGLGRNSTFYTYTLLVEGDDFSASNLTIKNTSGERGQAIALSVTANRTKIVNCNLLGNQDTLYLSGKEAKQYFKDCYIEGTTDFIFGGATALFENCTIHSIKSSYITAASTPEGTPFGFVFKNCKLTANQDAKDVYLGRPWRIYAKTVFINCEMGSQIKAEGWENWSKPEAEKKSFYAEYNCTGEGFQPAKRVKWSHQLSKKEAGQYAIENILKDKVPNWYF from the coding sequence ATGATGCATTTTAAAAAACAAATAATACTTTTTTTATGCCTTTGCAGTTTTGCTGTAAATGCTCAAAACACCTACAAAAGATGGCCTGATATTATTCGTAAGAGTGATGCCGCTTGGTTTGTAACAGCAGATGCCAAAAGAATAGCCGAAAATGTATTGCTCTATCAAAGAGACATTGGAGGCTGGCCCAAAAATATTCAGATGCAGGATGAATTGACCGAGAAGCAGAAAACAGATTTAATTGCACTCAAAAAAACGGCCCTAGAAACCACTACAGACAATGGAGCAACCTGTCAAGAAATGCTTTTTATGTCTAGAATGTACGCTCAGGTTAAAGACGAACGTTACAAGGAATCTTTCTTAAAAGGATTAAATTATTTGTTAGAAGCTCAATATGCAAATGGAGGATGGCCACAGTTTTATCCGTTAAAAAAAGGCTATTATGCCCATATTACATACAATGACGATTCGATGGTTAATATTATGAATGTCATAAAAGCCGTAGCAGACGATTCGGATTATTATAGCATTAAACCATCAAAAGAAGTTGTAGAAAAATGTAAAAAAGCTTTTGATAAAGGAATCGACTGTATTTTAAAAACACAATATAAACAAAATGGAGTTTTAACTGCATGGTGTGCGCAGCATGACGAAGTTACGCTGGCTCCTGCAAATGCAAGAGCTTTTGAATTAGCCTCGCTAAGCGGTTATGAATCGGCCAAAATTGTATTGCTTTTAATGTCTTTAGACAAACCTTCTCCAGAAATAGTTACTGCTGTAAAAAGCGCTGTGGCTTGGTTTGAAAAAACAAAAATCACCAATTTAGAAGAAAAAAGAGTTTTAAATGATGCTGGAAAAATTGTAGATAAAAAAATGATTCCAACAACAAATGCCAAACCAATCTGGGCGAGATTTATAGATTTGGAAACCAATGAACCTTTCTTTTGTGATCGTGACGGAATCAAGAAAAAATCATTAGACCAAATTGGATCAGAAAGAAGAAATGGCTACTCTTGGTATTCAGATGCTCCACAGGAAGTTTTGAAAAAATTTCCAGATTGGGCAGTTAAAAATGGAACTAAAGTAGGTGCTGCCGAAAAGAAAAATGTCAATTACATTACTGTAGCACAAGACGGTTCTGGAGATTATACCAAAATTCAAGATGCCGTTTACGCAACTCCAGCTTTTCCGTACGAGAAAGTGACGATATTCGTAAAAAACGGGACATACAACGAGAAAGTCCGAATTCCAGAATGGAATACTAATGTCGTTTTACAAGGAGAAAGCAAAGAAAATACGATTATTACTTTTGACGATAATTTTTCAAAAATCGGACTCGGAAGAAATAGTACCTTTTATACCTATACACTTTTGGTTGAAGGAGACGATTTTTCGGCATCAAACTTAACTATTAAAAATACTTCAGGAGAACGCGGACAAGCTATTGCATTGTCAGTTACAGCAAATCGTACCAAAATAGTAAACTGCAATCTTCTAGGAAATCAGGATACATTATATCTATCTGGAAAAGAGGCCAAACAATATTTTAAAGACTGTTACATAGAAGGAACAACCGATTTTATTTTTGGAGGCGCAACTGCTTTATTCGAAAACTGTACTATCCACAGTATTAAAAGTTCCTATATCACAGCAGCTTCAACTCCAGAAGGAACTCCTTTCGGATTCGTTTTTAAAAACTGCAAACTCACAGCAAATCAAGATGCAAAAGACGTTTATTTAGGAAGACCGTGGCGTATTTATGCCAAAACGGTTTTTATAAACTGCGAAATGGGAAGCCAGATTAAAGCTGAAGGCTGGGAAAACTGGTCTAAACCAGAAGCAGAAAAAAAATCTTTTTATGCCGAATACAATTGCACTGGCGAAGGGTTTCAGCCTGCAAAAAGAGTAAAATGGTCGCATCAGCTTTCCAAGAAAGAAGCAGGGCAGTATGCTATAGAAAATATTCTTAAAGATAAAGTGCCTAATTGGTATTTTTAA
- a CDS encoding glycoside hydrolase family 28 protein encodes MKYLLLILLSSACFAQNGDFPSAKVDAIVNNIQLPTVPAYQINILKLGAKSDSITDNKKAFDKAMALCKKNNGGTIIVPKGIYKINGPIHFVSNVNLKIEKGAKIKFSDNPKDYLPMVLTSWEGTMLYNYSPLIYANNCTNIAISGEGTIDGEGGKIWKTFKAKENEGKNRSREMNHNSTPIEERKFGEGYFLRPQMIQFLNCKNILVENVRIENSPFWCLHLLKSQSITIRGISYKSLNHNNDGIDPEYSKNVLIENVTFDNGDDNVAIKAGRDHEGRSNTATPSENIVIRNCNFKGLHGVVIGSEMSAGVQNVFVENCKTAGYLKRGIYLKTNADRGGYIKNIFVNNIQLDQVEDCLYITANYHGEGKGYQSDISNVYFSNITCNKASESGIVIQGFADKKIKNISLKNIEIKEAKNALSNENAENVLMTDVFIGKRATVPTAVSKH; translated from the coding sequence ATGAAATATCTACTCTTAATACTTCTTTCCAGCGCTTGTTTTGCACAAAACGGAGATTTTCCATCGGCAAAAGTAGATGCTATTGTAAACAATATTCAGCTTCCGACAGTACCTGCTTATCAGATAAATATTTTAAAACTGGGAGCAAAAAGCGATTCTATTACTGATAATAAAAAGGCCTTTGACAAAGCAATGGCATTGTGCAAGAAGAACAATGGCGGAACTATTATTGTACCAAAAGGAATCTATAAAATAAACGGACCAATTCATTTTGTGAGCAATGTCAATTTGAAGATAGAAAAAGGAGCCAAAATAAAATTCAGCGACAATCCAAAAGATTATCTCCCGATGGTTTTAACAAGCTGGGAAGGCACGATGCTTTACAATTACAGTCCGTTAATTTATGCTAATAACTGTACCAATATTGCTATTTCAGGAGAAGGAACTATTGATGGAGAAGGCGGGAAAATTTGGAAAACCTTTAAAGCAAAAGAAAACGAAGGCAAAAACCGTAGCCGCGAAATGAATCATAATAGCACTCCAATCGAAGAAAGAAAATTTGGAGAAGGTTATTTCTTAAGACCGCAAATGATCCAGTTTTTAAACTGTAAGAACATATTAGTAGAGAATGTCCGAATAGAGAATTCGCCGTTTTGGTGTTTACATTTATTAAAATCACAAAGTATAACCATTCGCGGAATAAGCTATAAATCGCTAAATCATAACAATGACGGAATCGATCCCGAATACTCAAAAAACGTTTTAATAGAAAATGTCACTTTTGACAACGGAGACGATAATGTAGCCATAAAAGCAGGAAGAGATCATGAAGGAAGATCCAATACAGCAACACCAAGCGAAAATATCGTGATACGTAATTGCAATTTTAAAGGACTTCATGGAGTAGTAATTGGCAGCGAAATGTCGGCAGGCGTTCAGAATGTCTTTGTAGAAAATTGTAAAACGGCAGGTTATTTAAAACGAGGCATTTATCTAAAAACCAATGCCGATCGCGGTGGTTATATTAAAAATATATTTGTTAATAATATTCAGTTAGACCAAGTAGAAGATTGTCTTTATATTACGGCAAATTATCATGGAGAAGGAAAAGGTTACCAGTCAGATATATCGAATGTATATTTCTCCAATATCACCTGTAACAAAGCATCTGAATCTGGAATAGTAATTCAGGGATTTGCAGACAAAAAAATCAAGAATATATCATTAAAAAACATAGAAATCAAAGAAGCGAAAAACGCCCTGTCAAACGAAAATGCAGAAAACGTCTTGATGACAGATGTGTTTATAGGTAAAAGAGCAACAGTGCCTACAGCAGTTTCAAAACATTAG
- a CDS encoding GntR family transcriptional regulator, which translates to MIKLIKIDEDSRVPKYKQIVDSILQNIANGNLKINQKIPSINSFSEEFYMSRDTVEKAYNILKERKIISSIRGKGYYITRTKLESKVNILFLTNKLSSYKMKTYSSFIDTLGANAHVDLQIYHCDETLFLNILDKFEGAYDYYVITTHFKTDELKHLSFTDDVVNAIKKIPQEKLVVLDNIKLGTGDDVIKIYQDFENDIYNALKEGLSKISKYKRLILVYPDKAVYPYPRRILHGFRKFCVEHEINFEILSEVYDDMILKKGDLFITIEESDLVNLVKQIRDEEFVLGKDIGVISYNDTPLKDLLGITVMSTDFNVMGETAARMILNKEKGQVKVPFNFIDRNSI; encoded by the coding sequence ATGATTAAACTTATTAAAATAGATGAAGATTCAAGAGTTCCGAAATACAAACAGATTGTAGATTCTATTCTTCAGAACATAGCCAACGGAAATTTAAAAATAAATCAAAAAATTCCCTCTATTAATAGTTTCAGTGAAGAATTTTATATGTCTCGTGATACTGTTGAGAAGGCTTATAATATTTTAAAAGAAAGGAAAATCATTTCTTCCATTAGAGGAAAAGGCTACTATATTACCCGAACAAAATTGGAATCTAAAGTCAATATTTTGTTTTTGACCAATAAATTAAGTTCCTATAAAATGAAAACTTATAGCTCTTTTATTGATACTTTAGGAGCAAATGCACATGTTGACCTTCAAATTTACCACTGCGATGAGACTTTATTCTTGAATATCTTAGATAAGTTTGAAGGCGCTTACGATTATTATGTTATTACAACGCACTTTAAAACAGATGAATTAAAACATTTGAGCTTTACTGACGATGTTGTAAATGCCATTAAAAAAATCCCACAAGAAAAACTGGTGGTTTTAGATAATATCAAATTGGGAACAGGCGATGATGTAATTAAGATTTACCAGGATTTTGAAAATGATATTTATAATGCTTTAAAAGAAGGTCTTTCTAAAATATCAAAATACAAGCGTTTAATTTTAGTTTATCCAGATAAAGCGGTTTATCCTTATCCGAGAAGAATTTTGCATGGATTCAGAAAATTTTGTGTGGAACACGAAATCAATTTTGAAATCCTGAGTGAGGTTTATGATGATATGATTCTTAAAAAAGGAGATTTATTTATTACAATCGAAGAATCTGATTTGGTAAATTTAGTGAAACAGATTCGTGATGAAGAGTTTGTTTTAGGAAAAGATATCGGTGTCATTTCATACAACGATACACCTTTAAAAGATTTACTTGGCATTACCGTAATGTCAACCGATTTTAACGTAATGGGAGAAACCGCAGCGAGGATGATCTTGAATAAAGAAAAAGGCCAGGTAAAAGTGCCTTTTAATTTTATTGATCGAAATTCTATTTAA
- a CDS encoding glycoside hydrolase family 88/105 protein, with protein MDRKKKYFGLPLMVIGLLFSLMNAKAQETTIVISKDLKWSERMALSIMKRDPKAWQIDNNEKPKWDYKLGLMMTAFENLYNKTQNPTYLNYVKEYYETVINSSGDILNYKLEDYNIDYINAGKGLFEIYKQTKEDRYIKALQLLRKQLETHPRTNSGGFWHKKIYPNQMWLDGLYMGTPFYAQYTAEFEQGKSFDDIVKQFEQIHLHTLDQKTGLLFHAWDESKKMDWANKETGTSPNFWSRSIGWYMMALVDVLDFMPKENPKRKELIQYLNEVSKAVAKYQDKSGLWYQVTDAGNRKGNYLEASGSEMFVYAFAKGVKKGYLPKSYKKLAEKGFDGIIKKLVTVDPDGEIHITQVCASAGLGGNPYRDGSYEYYIGEKIKVDNSHGLGPFILVAVELEK; from the coding sequence ATGGATAGAAAGAAAAAATATTTTGGTTTACCACTCATGGTTATTGGCTTGCTGTTTTCACTTATGAATGCAAAAGCTCAAGAAACGACAATTGTTATTTCTAAAGACTTGAAGTGGTCTGAAAGAATGGCTCTTTCTATTATGAAGCGTGACCCAAAAGCTTGGCAAATTGATAATAATGAAAAACCAAAATGGGATTATAAGCTTGGGCTTATGATGACTGCTTTTGAGAATCTGTACAATAAAACACAGAATCCGACTTATCTCAATTATGTTAAAGAGTATTACGAAACAGTAATAAACAGTTCTGGCGATATTCTAAATTATAAATTAGAAGATTACAATATTGATTATATAAATGCTGGTAAAGGGCTTTTTGAAATTTATAAGCAAACCAAAGAAGACCGTTATATTAAAGCGCTACAACTTTTAAGAAAACAATTGGAAACGCATCCGAGAACAAATTCGGGAGGATTTTGGCATAAAAAGATTTACCCAAATCAAATGTGGTTGGATGGATTGTATATGGGAACTCCATTTTATGCACAATATACAGCTGAATTTGAGCAAGGAAAAAGCTTCGATGATATTGTAAAACAGTTTGAGCAGATTCACCTGCATACTTTAGACCAAAAAACGGGTCTTCTTTTTCATGCTTGGGATGAAAGTAAAAAAATGGATTGGGCGAATAAAGAAACTGGAACCTCACCTAATTTTTGGTCTCGATCTATAGGCTGGTACATGATGGCTTTGGTTGATGTGTTAGACTTTATGCCAAAAGAAAATCCGAAAAGAAAAGAACTTATCCAGTATTTGAATGAGGTTTCGAAAGCCGTTGCAAAATATCAAGATAAATCAGGATTATGGTATCAAGTTACAGATGCTGGAAATAGAAAAGGAAATTACCTTGAAGCATCTGGTTCTGAAATGTTTGTTTATGCATTTGCAAAAGGAGTAAAAAAAGGGTATTTGCCAAAAAGCTATAAAAAGTTAGCAGAAAAAGGATTTGACGGAATTATAAAAAAATTGGTGACAGTAGATCCAGACGGAGAAATACATATTACTCAAGTTTGTGCTAGTGCAGGGTTAGGAGGAAATCCTTATCGGGATGGTTCTTATGAATATTATATAGGCGAAAAAATAAAAGTGGATAATTCGCATGGATTAGGGCCTTTTATTTTAGTTGCAGTTGAATTAGAAAAATAG
- a CDS encoding glycoside hydrolase family 43 protein, whose protein sequence is MKNIKIILFLFSIISFQKNTAQVWTPDNGDGTYTNPIIHADYSDPDVVRVGDDYYMTASSFNCIPGLPILHSKDLVNWKIIGHALVKQPPFETYDNVQHGNGVWAPSITFHKNEFYIYYPDPDFGIYMIKAKKAEGPWSEPLLVKAGKGLIDPSPLWDTDGKAYLTHAFAGSRAQIKSLLVVCSMNSEGTVVNNDEVMVIDGHKDEETIEGPKFYKRNGYYYIFAPAGGVPTGWQTVLRSKNVFGPYEKKKVLEQGSTAINGPHQGAWVTTQTGEDWFFHFQDKGAYGRIVHLQPMKWVNDWPVMGEDFDKNGIGEPVTTYRKPNVGKKYPIEVPATSDEFNESKLGLQWQWQANRQTNFGFPTSLGYLNLFCNTSTSNIFNAPNLLLQKFPAEEFTATAKLTFNSRLKGESTGLIVMGLDYSFLCFKNVDGKLYLNQKTGTFDKTVSETGTKPILIENNTIYLRVQIKKNGICSFFYSLDDKNYQTIGNDFKSREGRWIGAKVGLFALGEEVKNDSGNVEVDWFRVTK, encoded by the coding sequence ATGAAAAACATAAAAATCATCCTATTCCTCTTCTCCATTATTTCTTTTCAAAAGAATACTGCACAAGTCTGGACGCCAGATAACGGAGACGGAACTTACACCAATCCGATTATTCATGCCGATTATTCAGATCCAGATGTTGTTCGCGTAGGCGATGATTATTATATGACAGCTTCTTCGTTTAACTGTATTCCAGGATTACCGATTTTACATTCAAAAGATTTGGTAAATTGGAAAATTATTGGACATGCTTTGGTAAAACAGCCACCGTTTGAAACGTATGATAACGTACAGCACGGAAATGGAGTCTGGGCGCCAAGCATTACTTTTCATAAAAACGAATTTTACATTTACTATCCAGATCCCGATTTCGGAATCTATATGATTAAAGCTAAGAAAGCAGAAGGCCCTTGGTCTGAACCGCTTTTGGTTAAAGCAGGAAAAGGATTGATCGATCCGAGTCCGCTTTGGGATACAGATGGGAAAGCTTATCTGACTCATGCCTTTGCAGGAAGTCGTGCACAGATTAAAAGTTTGCTTGTGGTGTGTTCCATGAATTCAGAAGGAACCGTCGTAAACAATGATGAAGTAATGGTTATTGACGGACACAAGGATGAAGAGACTATTGAAGGGCCTAAATTTTACAAACGAAATGGATATTATTACATTTTTGCTCCAGCTGGTGGCGTTCCAACAGGATGGCAGACTGTTTTAAGATCGAAAAATGTTTTTGGACCTTATGAGAAGAAAAAGGTTCTAGAACAAGGTTCGACCGCAATAAATGGTCCGCATCAAGGTGCTTGGGTTACCACTCAGACAGGAGAAGACTGGTTTTTCCATTTTCAGGATAAAGGTGCTTACGGACGCATTGTTCATCTTCAGCCAATGAAATGGGTAAACGATTGGCCAGTTATGGGGGAGGATTTTGATAAAAATGGAATTGGTGAGCCTGTAACTACCTATAGAAAGCCAAATGTTGGTAAAAAATATCCAATAGAAGTTCCGGCAACTTCAGATGAGTTTAACGAATCTAAATTAGGATTACAATGGCAATGGCAAGCCAACAGACAAACTAATTTCGGATTCCCAACTAGTTTAGGATATCTGAATCTTTTTTGTAATACTAGTACTTCAAACATCTTCAATGCACCCAATTTGTTATTGCAAAAATTTCCAGCAGAAGAGTTTACAGCTACAGCAAAACTGACTTTTAATTCAAGATTAAAAGGCGAATCAACAGGTTTGATTGTAATGGGATTAGATTACAGTTTTCTATGCTTTAAAAATGTCGATGGAAAACTATACTTGAACCAAAAAACAGGAACTTTTGATAAAACGGTTTCAGAAACGGGAACAAAACCAATTTTAATAGAAAACAATACCATTTATCTGAGAGTTCAAATTAAGAAAAATGGAATATGCAGTTTCTTTTACAGCTTAGATGATAAAAATTATCAAACTATAGGGAATGATTTCAAATCTAGAGAAGGAAGATGGATTGGTGCCAAAGTTGGACTTTTTGCCTTAGGTGAAGAAGTAAAAAATGATTCTGGAAATGTTGAAGTAGATTGGTTTAGAGTAACGAAATAA
- a CDS encoding DUF4861 family protein, whose product MKKRVLFYLPFALTTVLLTSCKVSQNISEKTIILKNESSVALTQKSISIKRGDIGENAIKGTYPILIHKNDTIPAQTNDLNGDGKWDELFFTSDFLPGEKKDVLLKWSEIDPKFIIKTSVRFGKREGKNLPVHPDTQEVLMADQVHKKLGYQKYQTDGPTWENDKVGFRHYLDGRNSKDVFGKKLPGITPENVGINSKGAVEDNYHVMYDWGRDIFPVGNSVGLGGYALLIDNKINRLGILGNDTINNVEKTTFKIVTEGPVNSVLSYHYQNWNASANLYQVQETTSIWPGIYGYKNTVSINGIKGNETFLAAISNLNNKKPLQVIEAGDWVCLIQHDYLTYERQWILGTAILVPAKIYQGYIEAPKTGQLTDSYLAKLKVENNKEISYYAIAAWELSADKGFNDSAFFTNYVTNLAKQLSAKVKVELK is encoded by the coding sequence ATGAAAAAAAGAGTATTATTTTATCTTCCATTTGCTTTAACTACAGTCTTGTTGACAAGCTGTAAAGTCTCTCAAAATATATCAGAAAAGACAATTATTTTAAAAAACGAGAGCTCGGTGGCATTGACTCAAAAATCAATTTCTATTAAAAGAGGTGATATTGGAGAAAATGCTATAAAAGGAACTTATCCAATTTTGATTCATAAAAACGATACCATTCCAGCGCAGACCAATGACCTTAACGGCGATGGAAAATGGGATGAACTTTTCTTTACGTCTGATTTTTTACCTGGCGAGAAAAAAGATGTTTTATTAAAATGGTCAGAAATAGATCCGAAGTTTATCATAAAGACAAGTGTTCGTTTTGGAAAAAGAGAAGGGAAAAATCTTCCAGTTCATCCAGATACACAAGAAGTATTAATGGCAGATCAGGTTCATAAAAAATTGGGCTATCAAAAATACCAAACAGATGGACCAACTTGGGAAAATGACAAAGTCGGTTTTAGACATTATTTGGACGGAAGAAATTCGAAAGATGTTTTCGGAAAAAAACTTCCAGGAATAACTCCAGAAAATGTTGGAATAAATAGTAAAGGTGCGGTTGAAGATAATTATCATGTAATGTACGATTGGGGAAGAGATATTTTTCCTGTTGGAAATTCTGTAGGATTAGGAGGTTATGCCTTGCTGATTGATAATAAAATAAACAGACTCGGAATTTTAGGAAATGATACCATCAATAATGTAGAAAAGACAACTTTTAAAATTGTAACAGAAGGTCCTGTAAATTCTGTTTTGAGCTATCACTATCAAAACTGGAATGCTTCTGCAAATTTGTATCAGGTGCAAGAAACGACTTCGATCTGGCCTGGAATATATGGTTATAAAAATACCGTTTCTATAAACGGCATTAAAGGAAATGAAACTTTTTTGGCCGCAATTTCTAATTTAAACAATAAAAAACCGCTTCAGGTTATTGAAGCGGGAGATTGGGTTTGTTTAATTCAGCATGATTATCTGACTTACGAGCGTCAATGGATTTTAGGAACAGCTATTTTAGTTCCGGCAAAAATCTACCAAGGTTATATTGAAGCTCCAAAAACAGGGCAGCTAACAGATTCTTATTTGGCAAAACTAAAAGTTGAAAACAATAAAGAAATCAGCTATTATGCTATTGCAGCTTGGGAATTGAGTGCAGATAAAGGCTTTAATGATTCGGCTTTTTTTACAAACTATGTAACAAATTTAGCCAAACAACTTTCTGCAAAAGTAAAAGTTGAATTAAAATAG